The following coding sequences are from one Geothrix sp. window:
- a CDS encoding LytR/AlgR family response regulator transcription factor, with protein sequence MKSLRVALADDEPLARARLARLLREAGCDVRAELADGPSVLAWLQEPREVDALFLDIQMPGATGLEVAAELGDCRHCPPVVFVTAHSEHAVRAFEAAAVDYIMKPISAERLAKTLARLREGGLRRGEAPAALPQRFPVKAGEGHVFLDLKRTTHFEVEEEVVWAWAGGSRHRTSWTTLAEVEGAFPGAGLLRIQRHLLLRPEAVLGLRPLEGGRASVRVAEGLDLEVSRSVTPRIKELLGL encoded by the coding sequence ATGAAGAGCCTGCGGGTGGCCCTGGCCGATGATGAGCCCCTGGCGCGGGCGCGGCTGGCGCGGCTGCTGCGGGAGGCCGGCTGCGACGTGAGGGCGGAGCTGGCGGACGGCCCCTCGGTGCTGGCCTGGCTGCAGGAGCCCCGCGAGGTGGACGCGCTGTTCCTGGACATCCAGATGCCCGGGGCCACGGGCCTCGAGGTGGCCGCCGAGCTGGGGGACTGCCGCCACTGCCCGCCGGTGGTCTTCGTCACGGCCCACTCGGAGCACGCGGTCCGGGCCTTCGAAGCCGCGGCCGTGGACTACATCATGAAGCCCATCTCCGCCGAACGGCTGGCCAAGACCCTGGCCCGGCTGCGGGAGGGGGGCCTGCGGCGCGGCGAGGCCCCGGCGGCCCTCCCCCAGCGCTTCCCGGTGAAGGCCGGGGAGGGTCATGTCTTCCTGGACCTGAAACGCACCACCCACTTCGAGGTGGAGGAGGAGGTGGTCTGGGCCTGGGCTGGCGGCAGCCGCCACCGCACCTCCTGGACCACCCTGGCCGAGGTGGAGGGTGCCTTCCCCGGGGCGGGACTGCTGCGCATCCAGCGGCACCTGCTCCTGCGGCCCGAGGCCGTGCTGGGCCTGCGCCCCCTGGAGGGCGGCCGGGCCTCGGTGCGGGTGGCGGAGGGGCTGGACCTGGAGGTCAGCCGCAGCGTCACGCCCAGGATCAAGGAGCTGCTGGGGCTCTGA
- a CDS encoding sensor histidine kinase translates to MRIGALQQHFRARLRKRTPWAIVLIFAALFTALQFLVVPAAVQMRQPGALANALLMPFLVSFSYGFLAPLPWRWSGDDRSRPAFGRGLLQALVFNALVIFLLVAISWFLVRNASLKAEALGMAQGHKVSFQSVLGLNLLVGGPMMTILGAIISFSVISEEEKAAAETRLEEAQWVLLRGQLSPHVLFNSLNGLAELVRQDPGAAEQGILDLSELYRALLRHGDRARAPLAEERALVQRFLAVEGLRLGERLRVQWDWDAGLDQAEAPPFLIQPLVENALKHGIAPHPEGGTLEISMRRHNGGLVLRVSNTGRALGLVPGAGVGLSNLEARLRLAYGAGAALHLRSEGPRTVATVELPSLEMRR, encoded by the coding sequence ATGCGAATCGGTGCCCTCCAGCAGCACTTCCGGGCGCGCCTGCGGAAGCGGACGCCCTGGGCCATCGTGCTGATCTTCGCCGCCCTCTTCACGGCCCTGCAGTTCCTGGTGGTGCCGGCCGCCGTGCAGATGCGCCAGCCGGGGGCTCTGGCGAACGCCCTGCTCATGCCCTTCCTGGTGTCCTTTTCCTACGGCTTCCTGGCGCCCCTGCCCTGGCGCTGGAGCGGCGACGACCGGTCCCGCCCGGCCTTCGGGCGCGGCCTGCTCCAGGCGCTCGTCTTCAACGCCCTGGTGATCTTCCTGCTGGTGGCCATCAGCTGGTTCCTGGTGCGCAACGCCAGCCTGAAGGCCGAGGCCCTGGGCATGGCCCAGGGTCACAAGGTGAGTTTCCAATCCGTCCTGGGCCTCAACCTCCTGGTGGGCGGGCCCATGATGACCATCCTGGGCGCGATCATCTCCTTCTCGGTCATCTCGGAGGAGGAGAAGGCCGCCGCCGAAACCCGGCTGGAGGAGGCCCAGTGGGTGCTCCTGCGCGGCCAGCTGAGCCCCCATGTCCTGTTCAATTCCCTCAACGGCCTGGCCGAGCTGGTGCGCCAGGATCCGGGGGCCGCCGAGCAGGGCATCCTCGACCTGTCCGAGCTGTACCGGGCCCTGCTGCGCCACGGCGACCGGGCCCGGGCCCCCCTGGCCGAGGAGCGGGCCCTGGTGCAGCGTTTCCTGGCCGTGGAGGGGCTGCGGCTCGGGGAGCGGCTGCGGGTGCAATGGGACTGGGACGCGGGGCTCGACCAGGCTGAGGCCCCGCCCTTCCTCATCCAGCCCCTGGTGGAGAACGCCCTGAAGCACGGCATCGCCCCCCATCCCGAGGGCGGCACGCTGGAGATCTCCATGCGCCGCCACAACGGGGGACTGGTCCTGCGGGTCTCGAATACGGGCCGCGCCCTGGGCCTGGTGCCGGGAGCGGGTGTGGGCCTGTCGAACCTGGAGGCGAGGCTGCGCCTGGCCTACGGTGCGGGCGCCGCCCTCCACCTGCGCAGTGAGGGCCCCCGCACGGTGGCGACCGTCGAACTGCCCAGCCTGGAGATGCGCCGATGA
- a CDS encoding glutathione peroxidase, whose protein sequence is MRPVLSLALLSVLSLPAAERKAPMSLHDISLNTLDGKPQSLAAYKGKVVLAVNVASECGYTPQYAGLQKLYLEQKERGLVVLGFPCNQFGGQEPGSAAQIESFCQKNYGVTFPLFEKLEVKGANQAPLYQFLTAKHGEPAWNFHKYLVGKDGQVIQAFSSKVAPDSAELKAAIEAALK, encoded by the coding sequence ATGCGCCCCGTTCTCTCCCTCGCCCTGCTCAGCGTCCTCTCTCTGCCCGCCGCCGAAAGGAAGGCCCCCATGTCCCTGCACGACATCTCCCTCAACACCCTGGACGGCAAGCCCCAGTCCCTGGCCGCCTACAAGGGCAAGGTCGTCCTCGCCGTGAACGTGGCCAGCGAGTGCGGCTACACCCCCCAGTACGCCGGGCTGCAGAAGCTCTACCTGGAGCAGAAGGAGCGCGGCCTGGTGGTGCTGGGCTTCCCCTGCAACCAGTTCGGCGGGCAGGAGCCAGGCAGCGCCGCCCAGATCGAAAGCTTCTGCCAGAAGAACTACGGCGTGACCTTCCCACTCTTCGAGAAGCTCGAGGTGAAGGGCGCGAACCAAGCGCCCCTCTACCAGTTCCTCACCGCCAAACACGGCGAGCCCGCCTGGAACTTCCACAAGTACCTGGTGGGAAAGGACGGCCAGGTGATCCAGGCCTTCAGCAGCAAGGTGGCCCCGGACAGCGCCGAGCTGAAGGCCGCCATCGAGGCCGCGCTCAAGTAG